The following coding sequences are from one Xiphias gladius isolate SHS-SW01 ecotype Sanya breed wild chromosome 14, ASM1685928v1, whole genome shotgun sequence window:
- the LOC120798463 gene encoding macrophage mannose receptor 1-like, with protein sequence MLTMRITFKACVLLIQTLQCLASDDSPFQLTSKATGFCLVKTNNYCSSIRWTTGDRLLVKQRNKCLGVQGKSVGSEISLYECDENNELQKWECKNETVLALKGQELYIELNSDSAAVLSKTIGPNNHLTISGTSSGACTRTYRELYAIGGNAAGMLCMFPFMYSNQWYSDCTTFHSPERRPWCAVETKYQNERWGFCPTTSKETWHKHPTTGAYYQLNTQSALTWPQAEVSCKQQGASLLSITDPHEQAYVIVLLGAGGNKIWTGLILDPEHGWKWPNGRPYRYMKWDSGHPLPNPGYNCAIFDPAVQYAWQSSPCSKTLGYICYSKGVDENPTQAPETGFCSSPWIPYNGHCFHLNRTQKTWSDAQRECRSEGGDLVSIRNVEDQSFVISQIGYASTDELWIGLNDRKTEGLFDWSDHSTVSFTSWEFGKPAVSTDIKDCVLIRGENGNWADHVCEEKHGYICMKMTASKPTGDEVEQDVGCKTGWRRHGSYCYFIGTETKTFDEAKDGCKSSDSYLADVSNGVDNAFLVSLVGMRSEKYFWLGLSNQKNIDEFVWTNTDSVRFTHWNAEMPGHQQGCVAMKTGIFAGLWDVLPCANKEKYICKHLAEGAVLTPAPPTHNSLTCADDWRQVESRKYCVKLFSESSHNLKTWYEARDYCRAIGGDLLSIHSAEELINLPDRYETVWIGLSAPDPVTHYVWSDGSPLHFQHWEEDEPNNKNNVESCTEFKLHRRGRSGSWNDVHCETYHGWLCQIRAGVTPKPPPDPVTPDYNKTSDGWLEWNGDQYYFNGMSMAMEDARHYCQMRHSDLVTINSEAESVFLWKRISRNHGSYWIGLNVDLDRTFGWMDGSPVVFERWDESQPNFLNNDENCAVMTNSMGFWHDYNCGYEFQSICKRSSSPPANATVPTTAPPRGGCPQNWKKFNSKCYNIITNQNKTWEGARTHCQEMGGNLASILYRNAQVFLSAEMAMAPTTNLWIGLHNQKGYRFHWTDGRPMRYTNWGSMGRHYYSYSHYEMNSYSDIFYEEKECAAMSADTGNGKWSKMSCNATNGYVCLRNLDPSLPDSPEPTVTTQYVKIINDSIKVVTQPMNWDAALKHCQSDGANLASLRNEWSQVYVELMALNLNAGLWIGLNKKQTRGYFRYVDGWHMTISNWDRREPSMERHCVYVNVDGKWKTADCNQNKSSICMKSTDVPPTESTAFPGFCPDDPDTSRYTSQGYTWLPFKGHCYIFLTDRCEWPDASANCVRHGGTLASIEDPDEQQFILNNVKKYADSHSSFWIGLFKTHKGLWRWLDKTVMDYSNWDMDQPDDNNYGSFRVSDGRWRTGSRWHDRGYICKTPKVLREVLQATVKPTVDPQTRGHIILAVVVVITAIAIGIVIVFFLFKPGRRLPIPEKLTTFDNPLFFNNEQSPPDLVDTNKLVANAEEENPGPVVTV encoded by the exons ATGCTAACAATGAGGATAACTTTTAAAGCTTGTGTGCTACTCATCCAAACGCTCCAATGTTTGGCCTCAGATG ATTCACCATTTCAACTAACTTCCAAGGCCactggtttttgtttggttaaaaCAAATAACTACTGCAGTAGCATACGCTGGACAACTGGTGACCGACTTCTGGTTAAACAGAGGAATAAGTGCCTTGGAGTCCAGGGGAAAAGTGTGGGAAGTGAAATAAGCCTCTACGAATGTGACGAAAACAATGAACTCCAAAAGTGGGAATGCAAGAATGAAACAGTGCTCGCTCTCAAAGGCCAGGAGCTTTACATTGAGCTCAATTCAGATAGCGCAGCAGTTCTTTCCAAAACAATCGGACCCAATAACCACCTCACAATTTCAGGGACTTCCAGCGGGGCTTGCACAAGAACATACAGAG AACTTTATGCCATCGGTGGAAATGCAGCTGGAATGCTCTGCATGTTTCCCTTTATGTACAGCAACCAGTGGTACTCAGACTGCACTACGTTTCACTCCCCAGAAAGGCGTCCTTGGTGTGCAGTtgaaacaaaatatcaaaatgaacGCTGGGGCTTCTGCCCAACTACTT CCAAAGAAACCTGGCATAAACACCCAACAACAGGAGCATATTACCAGCTCAACACGCAGTCAGCTCTGACTTGGCCCCAGGCTGAAGTCAGCTGCAAACAGCAAGGCGCCTCACTGCTCAGTATCACCGATCCTCACGAGCAGGCTTATGTCATAG TACTACTAGGGGCAGGGGGCAATAAAATTTGGACTGGGCTGATTCTGGATCCAGAACATGGCTGGAAATGGCCCAATGGGAGGCCTTATCGTTATATGAAATGGGACTCAG GACATCCACTTCCTAATCCAGGATACAACTGTGCAATTTTTGATCCTGCTGTACAGTATGCCTGGCAGAGTTCACCTTGCAGCAAGACACTGGGCTACATCTGCTATAGTAAAGGAGTTGATGAAAATCCTACACAAg CTCCCGAGACAGGGTTTTGTTCAAGCCCTTGGATTCCCTACAATGGCCACTGCTTCCACCTTAATCGTACTCAGAAAACATGGTCAGATGCTCAGAGAGAGTGCCGTAGTGAAGGTGGGGACCTAGTCAGCATCCGCAATGTGGAGGACCAAAGCTTTGTCATCTCTCAAATTGGATATG CATCCACTGATGAGCTTTGGATTGGACTAAATGACAGGAAGACAGAGGGGCTGTTTGACTGGAGTGACCACTCTACTGTCAGCTTCACTAGCTGGGAGTTTGGGAAACCTGCTGTGTCCACTGATATAAAGGACTGTGTTCTCATCAGAGGAGAG AATGGGAACTGGGCTGACCATGTATGTGAGGAGAAACATGGTTACATTTGCATGAAGATGACTGCTTCAAAACCCACTGGCGATGAAGTGGAGCAGGACGTAGGGTGCAAAACT GGGTGGAGGAGACATGGCTCATACTGCTACTTTATAGGGACAGAGACCAAAACGTTTGATGAAGCTAAAGATGGCTGCAAAAGTTCAGATTCTTATTTAGCTGATGTTTCAAATGG AGTGGACAATGCATTCCTTGTCAGCTTGGTGGGGATGAGGTCAGAAAAATACTTCTGGCTAGGGCTCTCAAACCAGAAAAACATTGATGAATTTGTGTGGACCAACACAGACTCAGTGAGGTTTACTCACTGGAACGCTGAAATGCCAG GTCACCAACAGGGCTGTGTTGCCATGAAAACTGGGATTTTCGCTGGCCTCTGGGATGTGTTGCCCTGTGCCAATAAGGAGAAATACATTTGCAAGCACCTAGCAGAAGGGGCTGTTTTAACCCCTGCCCCACCCACTCATAACTCTCTGACATGTGCAGACGACTGGAGACAAGTGGAATCAAGGAAATACTGTGTAAAG TTGTTTTCAGAATCATCTCATAACTTGAAGACCTGGTATGAGGCCAGAGATTACTGCAGGGCCATTGGAGGAGATCTGCTCAGCATCCACAGCGCTGAAGAGCTAATTAATCTACCAGATCG CTATGAAACAGTCTGGATTGGACTTAGTGCCCCTGACCCAGTCACCCATTATGTATGGAGCGATGGATCCCCA ctGCATTTCCAACACTGGGAGGAGGATgaaccaaacaataaaaataatgtggaATCTTGTACTGAATTCAAATTGCATAGGCGGGGCAGGAGTGGGTCTTGGAACGATGTGCACTGTGAGACGTACCATGGATGGCTGTGCCAGATCCGTGCAG GCGTGACTCCAAAGCCACCCCCAGACCCTGTCACTCCTG ACTACAATAAGACATCAGATGGATGGCTAGAATGGAATGGAGATCAGTATTACTTTAACGGAATGTCAATGGCCATGGAAGACGCTCGTCACTACTGCCAAATGAGGCATAGTGACTTGGTAACTATCAACAGTGAAGCTGAAAGTGTCTTTTTATGGAAACGG atatCCAGAAATCATGGGTCTTACTGGATAGGCCTGAATGTAGATCTTGATCGAACATTCGG GTGGATGGATGGTTCTCCAGTGGTGTTTGAAAGGTGGGATGAAAGTCAACCTAATTTCCTGAACAATGATGAGAATTGTGCTGTCATGACCAACTCTATGG GGTTCTGGCATGATTATAATTGTGGGTACGAGTTCCAGTCCATTTGTAAACGCAGTAGCTCACCACCGGCCAATGCCACTGTACCTACAACAGCTCCTCCAAGAGGTGGCTGTccacaaaactggaaaaaatttaactcaaag TGTTACAACATCATTACTAACCAGAATAAGACATGGGAAGGAGCGAGGACACATTGCCAAGAAATGGGAGGAAATCTAGCCTCAATTCTTTACAGAAATGCGCAAG tgtttttgtcagCTGAAATGGCCATGGCACCTACTACAAACCTGTGGATTGGTTTGCATAATCAAAAAGGTTATCGGTTTCACTGGACAGATGGGCGACCAATGCGATATACCAACTGGGGGTCCATGGGG AGGCATTACTATTCATATTCCCATTATGAG ATGAACtcatattctgacattttttatgaG GAGAAAGAGTGTGCTGCGATGAGTGCCGATACTGGTAATggaaaatggtcaaaaatgtcCTGCAATGCCACCAATGGATATGTCTGTCTTCGGAATCTTG ACCCATCTCTCCCGGACTCCCCTGAACCAACAGTTACTACTCAATATGTCAAAATCATTAATGACTCTATCAAGGTTGTTACACAGCCAATGAACTGGGATGCAGCCCTGAAGCACTGTCAAAGTGATGGTGCTAACCTGGCTAGCCTGAGAAATGAGTGGTCACAGGTCTATGTCGAACTAATGGCTCTGAATCTTAACGCTGGTCTGTGGATTGgactaaacaaaaaacag ACTAGAGGATATTTCAGATATGTTGATGGCTGGCATATGACCATATCCAACTGGGATAGAAGGGAACCAAGCATGGAACGACATTGTGTATATGTGAATGTGGATGGAAAATGGAAGACCGCTGACTGCAATCAAAACAAGTCCAGTATTTGTATGAAGTCGACAG ATGTACCACCAACAGAGTCAACTGCTTTCCCAGGATTTTGCCCTGATGACCCAGACACAAGCAGATACACAAGCCAGGGTTACACCTGGCTACCATTTAAGGGTCACTGTTACATCTTTCTCACAGATAGATGTGAGTGGCCAGATGCATCTGCTAACTGTGTAAGACATG GTGGAACTCTTGCCAGCATTGAAGACCCCGATGAGCAACAATTTATTctaaacaatgtgaaaaaatacgCAGACAGCCACTCCTCTTTCTGGATTGGCTTGTTTAAAACTCACAAAG GCTTATGGCGGTGGTTGGATAAAACAGTCATGGACTACAGTAACTGGGATATGGATCAACCTGATGACAACAATTATGGATCGTTTAGAGTGTCAGATGGGAGATGGAGGACAGGCAGCCGGTGGCATGACAGAGGATATATTTGCAAAACACCCAAAG TGTTACGAGAAGTGCTACAGGCAACTG TAAAACCTACGGTGGATCCTCAAACCCGTGGCCACATAATTTTGGCAGTTGTGGTGGTCATTACTGCAATTGCCATAGGGATAGTCATCGTCTTCTTTCTCTTCAAGCCTGGCCGTCGCCTACCTATCCCTGAAAAGTTAACTACATTTGACAACCCACTCTTCTTCAACAATGAGCAGTCCCCACCTGATCTGGTGGACACAAATAAACTGGTAGCAaatgcagaggaagaaaacCCTGGTCCTGTTGTAACTGTGTAA